In a single window of the Synechococcus sp. HK05 genome:
- a CDS encoding LD-carboxypeptidase, giving the protein MRRRQLLQAGLALAGGTFGALGSRSRASGVAQVGQLPPALKPGSRIAALAPGTWLEPADPWLDQLSRRCSAQGWELVRPAALQQRWRWFAGSDRQREAAWREAWLDPQLDALFYVGAGWGSARVLEQGWRIPPQPRWCVGFSDCSALLLAQWAAGSQGGVHAWFGADPAPWQRLVDLLEHRPVAPLQGTGVQGGLAVGPLVVTNLTIATSLIGTPWLPPLKGAIVVLEDTGEAPYRIDRQLTQWRTSGLLDGVAGIGLGRFSWAEDDVLPGDFSMEEILLERLVPLGVPLVRDLPVGHGRPNLALPIGQLAELDGRSGQLRLRRT; this is encoded by the coding sequence ATGCGGCGCCGCCAGCTGCTGCAGGCGGGGCTGGCGCTGGCCGGTGGCACCTTTGGAGCGCTCGGGTCACGTTCACGCGCCTCAGGCGTCGCGCAAGTAGGCCAGCTCCCGCCTGCCCTCAAGCCAGGCAGCCGGATTGCGGCCTTGGCACCGGGCACCTGGCTCGAGCCCGCCGATCCATGGCTGGATCAGCTGAGCCGGCGATGCTCAGCGCAGGGCTGGGAGCTGGTGCGTCCAGCGGCTCTGCAGCAACGCTGGCGTTGGTTTGCCGGCTCCGATCGGCAGCGCGAGGCGGCTTGGCGTGAGGCTTGGCTCGATCCTCAGCTGGATGCCCTGTTTTATGTGGGTGCTGGCTGGGGCAGTGCGCGTGTGCTTGAGCAGGGCTGGCGCATTCCGCCGCAGCCGCGCTGGTGTGTGGGCTTCTCCGATTGCTCGGCCTTGCTGCTGGCCCAGTGGGCAGCCGGCAGCCAAGGGGGGGTTCATGCCTGGTTTGGCGCCGATCCAGCGCCGTGGCAGCGGCTTGTGGATTTGCTGGAGCACCGCCCGGTGGCCCCGCTGCAGGGCACGGGCGTGCAGGGGGGGCTCGCCGTAGGACCGTTGGTGGTGACCAACCTCACCATTGCCACCAGCCTGATCGGCACGCCTTGGTTGCCGCCACTGAAGGGGGCGATCGTTGTGTTGGAAGACACGGGCGAGGCGCCGTATCGGATTGATCGCCAGCTCACCCAATGGCGCACCAGCGGCTTGCTGGATGGCGTGGCAGGGATCGGTCTCGGCCGATTCAGCTGGGCGGAAGACGACGTGCTCCCTGGCGATTTCTCGATGGAGGAGATCCTGCTGGAGCGGCTGGTGCCCCTGGGGGTGCCGCTGGTGCGGGATCTTCCGGTCGGTCATGGCCGCCCAAACTTGGCCTTACCCATCGGTCAGCTGGCGGAGCTGGATGGGCGTTCCGGCCAGCTGCGGCTGCGGCGCACCTGA
- a CDS encoding peroxiredoxin, whose product MSRLVGLQAPDFTATAVVDQEFKEVTLSSYRGKYVVLFFYPLDFTFVCPTEITAFSDRYSEFSSRNCEVLGVSVDSQFSHLAWIQTDRKNGGIGDIAYPLVADLKKDIARAYEVLDEEAGVALRGLFIIDPDGVIMQSTINNLPVGRSVDETLRLLQAFQHIRNNPDEVCPANWTPGEKTMNPDPVKSKEFFAAVN is encoded by the coding sequence ATGTCCAGGCTCGTCGGTCTGCAGGCTCCCGATTTCACCGCCACCGCTGTGGTGGATCAGGAATTCAAGGAGGTGACCCTCTCCTCCTACCGCGGCAAGTACGTGGTGCTGTTCTTCTACCCCCTCGACTTCACCTTCGTGTGCCCCACGGAGATCACCGCCTTCTCCGATCGCTACAGCGAGTTCTCCAGCCGCAACTGTGAAGTGCTGGGCGTGTCGGTGGACAGCCAGTTCTCCCACCTGGCCTGGATCCAGACCGACCGTAAGAACGGCGGCATCGGCGACATCGCCTACCCCCTGGTGGCCGACCTGAAGAAGGACATCGCCCGCGCCTACGAGGTGCTCGACGAGGAGGCCGGTGTGGCCCTGCGTGGTCTGTTCATCATCGATCCCGATGGTGTGATCATGCAGAGCACCATCAACAACCTGCCCGTGGGCCGCAGCGTTGATGAAACCCTGCGTTTGCTGCAGGCCTTCCAGCACATCCGCAACAACCCCGACGAGGTGTGCCCCGCCAACTGGACCCCCGGCGAGAAGACCATGAACCCCGACCCCGTGAAGAGCAAGGAGTTCTTCGCCGCCGTCAACTGA
- a CDS encoding DUF427 domain-containing protein produces MQASWNGVVIASSEDIVTVEGNAYFPAESLVMEHFKPSDHRSTCGWKGEAHYYDVLVNGAVNSNAAWFYPEPKSAAAEIKGRIAFWRGVSVA; encoded by the coding sequence ATGCAAGCCAGCTGGAACGGAGTGGTGATCGCCAGCAGCGAGGACATCGTGACGGTGGAGGGCAACGCCTACTTCCCCGCTGAAAGCCTGGTGATGGAGCACTTCAAGCCCTCCGATCACCGCAGCACCTGCGGCTGGAAAGGCGAGGCCCACTACTACGACGTGTTGGTGAACGGCGCCGTGAACAGCAACGCGGCCTGGTTTTACCCCGAACCCAAATCCGCCGCCGCGGAGATCAAGGGACGCATCGCCTTCTGGCGCGGTGTGAGCGTGGCCTGA
- a CDS encoding fatty acid desaturase yields MTPPVVLEARSLSVAAPKTALRYPTKTELLACLPAELTRLDPWKAWGSLALSVGLSALAYATGTQLPLSWAATPLWLIYALVTGTVAMGCWVLAHECGHNAFHPNRRIEAAVGFVLHSVLLVPYYSWARSHAVHHAHCNHLEGGETHVPPRHNSVSGRATERLRQQMGISLFGWFSITIHLLLGWPLYLFAGATGGEDYGRPTSHFWNGPSFQQGVKPLFPRSFRRWMVRSNIGLVLMLIALASAAVMTSPARVLCVYGLPYLVVNAWLVIYTWLQHTDVAIPHYSSAEWTWAKGALQTVDRPYGTLLNLLHHGIGSTHVCHHVNSRIPHYNAWRGTTLLKQHYPELVRYDPTPIHQALWRVATRCGAVRQNPSDGAYYY; encoded by the coding sequence TTGACGCCTCCTGTTGTGCTCGAAGCGCGCTCCCTGAGCGTTGCCGCTCCCAAAACCGCTTTGCGGTACCCCACGAAAACTGAGCTGCTGGCTTGCCTTCCAGCCGAGCTCACCCGCTTGGATCCATGGAAGGCCTGGGGCAGCCTCGCCTTATCGGTGGGTCTCTCAGCGTTGGCCTACGCCACGGGCACCCAGCTTCCACTCAGCTGGGCCGCGACACCGTTATGGCTGATCTACGCGCTGGTGACAGGAACCGTGGCGATGGGTTGCTGGGTGTTGGCCCATGAATGCGGCCACAACGCCTTCCATCCCAACCGCCGCATCGAGGCCGCAGTGGGGTTTGTGCTGCACAGTGTGCTGCTGGTGCCCTACTACAGCTGGGCCCGCAGCCATGCGGTGCACCATGCCCACTGCAACCACCTCGAGGGCGGAGAAACCCACGTACCGCCACGCCACAATTCCGTGTCCGGTCGAGCCACGGAACGCCTGCGGCAGCAGATGGGCATCAGCCTGTTCGGCTGGTTCAGCATCACGATTCACCTGCTTTTGGGTTGGCCCCTGTATCTGTTCGCTGGTGCCACCGGCGGGGAGGACTATGGCCGCCCCACCTCTCATTTCTGGAACGGGCCCAGCTTCCAACAGGGCGTGAAGCCACTGTTTCCCCGCAGCTTTCGCCGCTGGATGGTGCGCTCCAACATCGGCCTGGTGCTGATGCTCATCGCCCTGGCATCGGCGGCTGTGATGACCTCACCAGCCAGGGTGCTGTGTGTGTATGGCTTGCCCTATCTGGTGGTGAACGCCTGGCTGGTGATCTACACCTGGCTCCAGCACACCGATGTGGCGATCCCTCACTACAGCTCTGCGGAATGGACCTGGGCCAAAGGAGCCTTGCAAACGGTGGACCGGCCCTACGGCACCCTGCTCAACCTGCTGCACCACGGCATTGGCTCCACACACGTGTGCCATCACGTGAATTCCAGGATTCCGCACTACAACGCCTGGCGCGGCACCACCCTGCTCAAGCAGCACTATCCCGAGTTGGTGCGCTACGACCCCACGCCCATTCACCAAGCCCTTTGGCGGGTCGCCACCCGTTGCGGTGCCGTGCGCCAGAACCCCAGCGACGGCGCTTACTACTACTAA
- a CDS encoding DUF2811 domain-containing protein, which yields MQAIPDHMPEHVSVENQFPADLFESMVGFIEQHPQWDQYRLMQSALAGFLFQQGCQDKPVVRHYLDGLFRKPEVAPR from the coding sequence ATGCAGGCGATTCCCGACCACATGCCGGAACACGTGAGTGTGGAAAACCAGTTCCCGGCGGATCTCTTCGAATCCATGGTCGGGTTCATCGAGCAGCACCCTCAGTGGGATCAATACCGCTTGATGCAATCAGCCTTGGCCGGCTTCCTGTTTCAGCAGGGCTGCCAGGACAAGCCGGTTGTGCGCCACTACCTCGACGGGCTGTTTCGCAAACCCGAGGTTGCCCCGCGTTAA
- a CDS encoding NAD-dependent malic enzyme, which produces MQQTTLTMVLLPTLKAPRHTALRGLALLRQPALNKGTGFSAEERRIFDLEGWLPAQHETLAQQVERCWQAFQAIAQPLERFAYVDGLRHSNWVLFYAFLKEHLEAVLPVVYTPTVGAVIQRFSQNYRTPQNGLFLNAAQAGRVEAVLRAASHSAICLVLVTDAEGILGIGDQGVGGIHICQGKLAVYTLCAGLDPDSVLPVVLDVGTNRQSLLNDPLYPGLRQPRLQGAAYDAFVDEFVAAVSDVFPGACLHWEDFGRSTAKTILDRYRDTLPSFNDDIQGTSGVASAAVLAACQGLGQRLQDQRIVIFGAGTAGCGIADGLLRLLQSEGLTATEARQRIWAVDRTGLVTHATTGVSPAALELARDPRELVDWPRNPDGVVDLQTVVDTVKPTVLIGTSTVAGAFSQAVVHSMQSACERPIILPLSNPTHLAEAAPADLWRWTDGRALVATGSPFPPVDGRVVGQCNNCFLFPGLGFAAVAVGVTRITDAMIDAGLHALAREIPASRQPAESLMPALAEAPRIGRVVAEAIAMEAVAAGLARFARTPDEAIHCLDAAEWSPIYQPLVPSVSA; this is translated from the coding sequence GTGCAGCAAACGACCCTCACCATGGTGCTGCTCCCCACTCTCAAGGCACCCAGGCACACGGCATTGCGAGGCCTGGCGCTGCTGCGGCAACCCGCTCTCAACAAGGGCACGGGCTTTAGCGCCGAGGAGCGCCGCATCTTCGACTTGGAGGGCTGGCTTCCGGCTCAACATGAAACCCTGGCTCAGCAGGTGGAGCGTTGTTGGCAGGCGTTTCAGGCCATCGCCCAGCCGTTGGAGCGATTCGCCTATGTCGATGGGCTACGCCATAGCAACTGGGTGCTGTTTTACGCCTTTTTGAAGGAGCACCTCGAGGCCGTTCTGCCTGTGGTGTACACCCCCACGGTTGGGGCGGTGATTCAACGCTTCAGCCAGAACTATCGAACACCCCAGAACGGCCTGTTTCTGAATGCTGCTCAGGCAGGGCGTGTGGAGGCGGTGTTGCGTGCTGCCAGCCATAGCGCGATTTGCTTGGTGTTGGTGACAGACGCGGAAGGGATTCTTGGCATTGGCGATCAAGGCGTTGGCGGCATTCACATCTGCCAGGGCAAGCTTGCGGTGTACACACTCTGCGCAGGGCTTGATCCCGACAGCGTGTTGCCGGTGGTTCTCGATGTGGGAACCAACAGGCAGAGCCTGCTCAACGACCCGCTCTATCCAGGTCTGCGGCAACCGCGCCTTCAAGGAGCGGCTTACGACGCGTTTGTGGACGAATTTGTGGCTGCGGTGTCGGACGTCTTCCCAGGCGCCTGCCTTCACTGGGAAGATTTCGGCCGCAGCACCGCGAAAACGATCCTGGATCGCTACCGCGACACTCTTCCCAGCTTCAACGACGACATCCAAGGCACCAGTGGTGTGGCCAGTGCAGCCGTGCTGGCTGCCTGCCAGGGCCTTGGTCAACGCTTGCAGGATCAACGGATCGTGATCTTTGGGGCGGGCACGGCTGGCTGCGGCATCGCCGATGGCCTGCTGCGTCTGCTGCAGTCGGAGGGGTTAACCGCGACTGAGGCACGGCAGCGCATCTGGGCCGTTGATCGAACGGGTTTGGTGACCCATGCCACCACCGGGGTGAGCCCAGCGGCCCTTGAGCTTGCGCGTGATCCACGTGAGCTGGTGGATTGGCCACGAAACCCTGATGGCGTGGTGGATCTGCAGACCGTGGTCGATACCGTGAAGCCCACCGTGCTGATCGGAACGTCGACCGTGGCCGGAGCCTTCAGCCAGGCTGTGGTTCACAGCATGCAAAGCGCTTGCGAGCGCCCGATCATTCTGCCGCTCTCCAACCCAACGCACCTGGCGGAGGCCGCACCTGCCGATCTTTGGCGCTGGACCGATGGCCGTGCGCTGGTGGCAACAGGCAGCCCGTTCCCACCTGTGGACGGACGGGTGGTGGGCCAGTGCAACAACTGCTTTCTGTTCCCGGGGTTGGGATTTGCAGCTGTGGCCGTCGGCGTGACGCGCATCACCGACGCAATGATTGATGCCGGATTGCATGCTTTGGCGCGGGAGATTCCGGCCAGCCGCCAGCCCGCAGAGTCGTTGATGCCAGCCCTGGCGGAGGCGCCGCGCATCGGCCGCGTGGTTGCGGAAGCGATTGCCATGGAGGCTGTGGCAGCGGGTCTCGCCCGGTTTGCCCGCACACCCGACGAGGCGATCCACTGCCTCGATGCCGCTGAATGGAGCCCGATCTACCAGCCATTGGTGCCATCTGTATCCGCATGA
- a CDS encoding DUF4278 domain-containing protein, producing the protein MTLTYRGQKYEQNKQAAPQQHPVLLYRGVTYKK; encoded by the coding sequence ATGACCCTCACCTATCGCGGCCAGAAGTACGAGCAGAACAAGCAAGCTGCTCCCCAACAGCACCCGGTTCTCCTCTACCGCGGCGTGACCTACAAGAAGTGA
- a CDS encoding alanine/glycine:cation symporter family protein: MQALNELLWGRVLIVALLAIGLLLSARTRWVQLRYFGAMFGLLGSAFQQEGNHLSSFQALVLSVAGRVGAGNIAGVAVAISLGGPGAVFWMWITGLIGMATSFFECTIAQVFKTAEGDGSYRGGPAYYIERGIGLRWMGVLFSVLLLATFGLGFNALQSFTVATAVADTFGIPEAISGAVLMVILGVIIFGGVKRIAEVAEVVVPFMAIGYFLLALVVLAMNATEIPRVLAEIFSSAFGLRPAIGGGIGAAVVFGVKRGLFSNEAGLGSAPNVAAVAYVKHPVEQGIIQAFSVFIDTIVLCSCTAFLILVTPLYQPGANSMGVTLTQQALGYTLGWWGQAFITVALVLFAFTSIIYNYYLGENALNYFSDSNQTLFNTLRLTTLVLIIWGANQDLATVFGFADLTMGLLALVNLVALVLLMPLGLRVLNDYEQQRLAGVQPRFSADDHAHLRLDPLSWPTKTTEAIV, translated from the coding sequence GTGCAGGCTCTGAACGAACTGCTCTGGGGGCGGGTGCTGATCGTGGCCCTGTTAGCGATCGGGCTGCTGCTCAGTGCCCGCACCCGCTGGGTTCAGTTGCGCTATTTCGGAGCGATGTTTGGCCTGCTCGGCAGCGCCTTTCAACAAGAGGGGAACCACCTCAGCTCCTTTCAGGCCTTGGTGCTCAGCGTGGCTGGGCGTGTTGGTGCCGGCAACATCGCGGGGGTTGCGGTCGCGATCAGCCTTGGAGGCCCTGGAGCTGTGTTCTGGATGTGGATCACCGGCCTGATCGGGATGGCCACAAGCTTTTTTGAATGCACCATTGCCCAGGTGTTCAAAACAGCCGAGGGGGATGGCAGCTACCGCGGCGGGCCCGCTTATTACATCGAACGGGGGATTGGCCTGCGGTGGATGGGTGTGCTGTTCTCCGTCTTGCTGTTGGCCACCTTTGGCCTTGGTTTTAATGCACTTCAGTCGTTCACGGTGGCCACCGCTGTGGCCGACACCTTTGGCATTCCAGAAGCCATCAGCGGCGCCGTGCTGATGGTGATCCTGGGTGTGATCATCTTCGGGGGCGTGAAACGTATCGCAGAGGTGGCCGAAGTTGTGGTGCCCTTCATGGCCATCGGCTACTTCCTGTTGGCGTTGGTGGTGCTGGCGATGAATGCCACTGAGATCCCCAGAGTGCTGGCAGAGATCTTCAGCAGTGCCTTTGGCCTGAGGCCAGCCATTGGTGGTGGGATCGGCGCTGCGGTGGTGTTTGGCGTGAAGCGAGGCCTGTTCTCCAACGAAGCAGGGCTAGGCAGTGCTCCCAACGTTGCAGCCGTGGCCTATGTGAAGCATCCGGTTGAGCAGGGAATCATTCAAGCCTTCAGCGTGTTCATCGACACGATCGTGCTCTGTAGCTGCACGGCTTTCCTGATCCTCGTCACCCCGCTCTATCAACCCGGTGCAAACAGCATGGGGGTCACCCTCACACAACAAGCACTGGGCTATACCCTCGGCTGGTGGGGGCAAGCCTTCATCACCGTGGCGCTGGTTCTCTTTGCGTTCACCTCAATCATCTACAATTATTACCTCGGTGAAAACGCACTGAATTATTTCAGTGATTCCAACCAAACGCTCTTCAATACGTTGCGGCTCACCACCCTCGTGTTGATCATCTGGGGAGCCAATCAAGATCTCGCCACCGTGTTCGGGTTTGCCGATCTCACCATGGGGCTTCTCGCATTGGTGAACCTCGTGGCTCTGGTGCTGCTGATGCCGCTGGGCCTGCGGGTGTTGAACGACTATGAGCAACAACGACTCGCTGGCGTGCAACCTCGCTTCAGCGCCGATGACCACGCCCATCTACGCCTCGATCCACTCAGCTGGCCCACCAAGACCACCGAGGCGATTGTGTGA
- a CDS encoding RNA-binding protein codes for MTIYVGNLSFDAEVEDLQSLFAEYGAVRKCSLPLDRDTGRKRGFAFVEMSNTADEQKAIDDLQNVEWMGRMIRVNMAEPRSGGSGGGGGNRW; via the coding sequence ATGACAATTTACGTCGGCAACCTTTCCTTCGATGCAGAAGTGGAGGACCTTCAGAGCCTTTTCGCCGAGTACGGCGCCGTGCGCAAGTGCAGTCTGCCGCTCGATCGCGACACTGGTCGTAAGCGTGGTTTCGCCTTCGTGGAGATGTCCAACACCGCTGATGAGCAGAAGGCCATCGACGACCTTCAGAACGTTGAGTGGATGGGCCGGATGATCCGGGTCAACATGGCCGAACCCCGCAGCGGTGGTTCAGGTGGTGGCGGCGGAAACCGTTGGTAA
- a CDS encoding peptidoglycan DD-metalloendopeptidase family protein — protein sequence MKVRSAISIEELAAKLAQDESKLAKLNDVNEDHSFSSGDWLVLPSQSSKQAKQLAAIDTSELRRTPPLAAPPEPQEPARIRLGDSLAKIANRYNLSISEVLRLNPGLQAAKLVAGTPIRVANSTPGRSRMILGLKPTASGGLSWPDQPDFGFGGNPAAEFGDTAWIWPTKGIFTSGYGWRWGRMHKGIDVANNVGTPILAARSGEVIVAGWDDGGYGYLVELRHADGSRSRYAHNSRILVRVGQVVPQGTVISQMGSTGRSTGPHLHFEILPAGRGAVNPLQFLPARA from the coding sequence GTGAAGGTGCGCAGCGCGATCAGCATTGAAGAACTGGCCGCCAAGCTTGCTCAAGACGAGAGCAAGCTCGCCAAGCTCAACGACGTCAACGAAGACCATTCCTTCAGCAGCGGCGACTGGCTGGTTCTCCCCAGCCAAAGCAGCAAGCAGGCCAAGCAACTCGCCGCGATCGACACCAGCGAGTTGCGCCGTACCCCGCCGCTCGCCGCACCGCCTGAGCCTCAAGAGCCCGCGCGCATCAGGCTCGGTGACAGCCTCGCGAAGATCGCCAACCGTTACAACCTGAGCATCAGCGAGGTGCTGCGTCTCAACCCTGGCTTGCAGGCGGCCAAGCTCGTGGCTGGTACGCCGATCCGTGTGGCCAACTCCACACCGGGGCGCAGCCGCATGATCCTTGGCCTCAAGCCCACTGCCTCCGGTGGTTTGAGCTGGCCGGATCAGCCTGACTTCGGCTTCGGCGGCAATCCCGCCGCAGAGTTCGGCGACACCGCCTGGATTTGGCCCACCAAAGGCATCTTCACCTCTGGCTACGGCTGGCGTTGGGGTCGGATGCACAAGGGCATCGATGTGGCCAACAACGTGGGCACCCCGATCCTGGCCGCCCGCTCCGGCGAGGTGATCGTGGCTGGTTGGGACGATGGTGGCTACGGCTATCTGGTGGAACTTCGCCACGCCGATGGGTCCCGCAGCCGTTACGCCCACAACAGCCGCATCCTGGTGCGCGTGGGTCAGGTGGTGCCGCAAGGCACCGTGATCTCGCAGATGGGCAGCACAGGCCGCAGCACAGGCCCCCACCTGCACTTCGAGATCCTGCCTGCTGGCCGCGGAGCTGTGAACCCCCTGCAATTCCTGCCGGCCCGGGCCTGA
- a CDS encoding tRNA (cytidine(34)-2'-O)-methyltransferase — translation MPRLVLFQPEIPPNTGNVARTCAATCTELHLVEPLGFEISDRTLKRAGLDYWPWVDLHRHADWGAFRLEQQRRGGRLLALSRHGSQPYTELRYQPDDWLLFGQETSGLPAEVVAEADACLMIPMAGAVEHGGGVRSLNLATAAGVVLFEALRQIAG, via the coding sequence ATGCCACGCCTGGTGCTGTTTCAACCGGAGATTCCGCCCAACACCGGCAACGTGGCGCGCACCTGTGCGGCCACCTGCACGGAACTGCATCTGGTGGAGCCGCTGGGATTTGAGATCAGCGATCGCACCCTCAAGCGCGCCGGTTTGGACTATTGGCCCTGGGTGGACCTGCATCGCCACGCCGATTGGGGCGCATTTCGCCTGGAGCAACAACGCCGAGGGGGGCGCCTGCTTGCCCTGAGCCGCCACGGCAGCCAGCCCTACACCGAGCTCCGGTATCAACCCGACGACTGGCTGCTGTTTGGCCAGGAAACCAGCGGGCTCCCTGCCGAGGTGGTGGCTGAGGCCGATGCCTGCCTCATGATCCCGATGGCGGGGGCCGTGGAGCACGGCGGCGGCGTGCGCAGTCTCAACCTGGCGACCGCCGCAGGCGTGGTGCTGTTCGAGGCCCTGCGGCAGATCGCCGGCTAG
- a CDS encoding bifunctional adenosylcobinamide kinase/adenosylcobinamide-phosphate guanylyltransferase, producing the protein MVVEPLPDRGLILISGPSRGGKSGWAEHLAQTWAGPVAYLATGQAAAADPAWAERVRRHQVRRPGSWQVAEVGADLVEHLEERAAGTARETGPPRLLLIDSLGTWLAWHLEEDAELWRRRCGQLQIALAAQQAPVLLVVEETGWGVVPPTAIGGLFRDRLGALQQQLMASCHTAWLVVAGRALNLTALGVPVPAV; encoded by the coding sequence ATGGTGGTTGAGCCGCTGCCTGATCGCGGCCTGATTTTGATCAGTGGGCCCAGCCGGGGCGGGAAGAGCGGCTGGGCTGAGCATCTCGCTCAGACCTGGGCTGGCCCGGTGGCGTATCTGGCGACGGGGCAGGCGGCCGCTGCCGATCCAGCCTGGGCCGAGCGGGTGCGGCGGCATCAGGTGCGCCGGCCCGGCAGCTGGCAGGTGGCGGAGGTGGGCGCCGACCTGGTGGAACACCTGGAGGAGCGGGCAGCGGGGACGGCCAGAGAAACAGGCCCGCCGCGGCTGCTGTTGATCGATTCCCTCGGCACCTGGCTGGCCTGGCACCTGGAGGAGGATGCCGAGCTCTGGCGCCGCCGCTGCGGGCAGTTGCAGATTGCACTGGCTGCACAGCAGGCGCCGGTGCTGCTGGTGGTGGAGGAAACCGGTTGGGGGGTGGTGCCACCCACGGCGATCGGTGGACTGTTCCGCGACCGCCTCGGGGCGCTGCAGCAGCAGCTGATGGCCAGCTGCCACACAGCCTGGCTGGTGGTGGCCGGCCGGGCGCTCAACCTCACCGCCCTGGGCGTTCCCGTTCCTGCGGTCTGA
- the pxcA gene encoding proton extrusion protein PcxA, with translation MGLTDWMGAFDRASNSDLSLNLERAYEAALLIQSLELEYYHDRPVRPDLKLSIPKQAQAQMLRRFRAALEVCQDTLPTLVNHRGEFDSQELRQLQLIQSVTSRYQRRSGTPSLSRTPELLPRSLLGVFDGVRRQLDPEAETALLEGFRRRRSSTLVSLRIFLLMILVPLIVQQTSRTLVISPLLDRYAPEIPFLNYTKPHLQEKAVNKLRIYQQELEFEALLEGKTPPTPEQIQTALMARANQLKDDADQESLEATKNVLADLAALVGFALVCVLGRRDLQVLRGFLDEAVYGLSDSAKAFAIILFTDIFVGFHSPEGWTVLLDGIAHHLGLPAEENFILLFIATFPVVLATIFKYWIFRYLNRVSPSAVATLRGMDGG, from the coding sequence ATGGGGTTGACCGACTGGATGGGCGCGTTTGATCGCGCCAGCAATAGCGACCTGAGCCTGAATCTGGAGCGCGCCTATGAGGCGGCTTTGTTGATTCAGAGCCTTGAGCTCGAGTACTACCACGACCGCCCTGTGCGGCCGGACCTCAAGCTCAGCATTCCCAAGCAGGCTCAGGCACAGATGTTGCGCCGCTTCCGGGCAGCCCTGGAGGTCTGCCAGGACACGCTGCCAACCCTGGTGAACCACCGCGGCGAGTTCGATAGCCAGGAACTCAGGCAGCTCCAGCTGATCCAATCGGTCACCTCGCGCTACCAGCGCCGCAGCGGCACCCCCAGCCTCTCGCGCACTCCAGAACTGCTGCCCCGCAGCCTCTTGGGGGTGTTTGATGGCGTGCGCCGCCAGCTCGACCCTGAAGCGGAAACCGCGCTGCTCGAAGGCTTCCGGCGCCGGCGCAGTTCCACCCTCGTGTCGCTGCGGATCTTCCTGCTGATGATCCTGGTGCCACTGATCGTGCAGCAGACCTCCCGCACGCTGGTGATCTCACCGCTGCTGGATCGCTATGCCCCGGAGATCCCATTCCTCAACTACACGAAACCGCACCTCCAGGAAAAGGCGGTGAACAAGCTGCGGATCTACCAGCAGGAGCTGGAGTTTGAGGCACTGCTGGAAGGCAAAACGCCTCCCACACCCGAACAGATCCAAACAGCGCTGATGGCGCGCGCCAACCAACTCAAGGACGATGCTGACCAAGAAAGCCTGGAAGCCACCAAGAATGTGCTGGCCGACCTGGCTGCACTGGTGGGCTTCGCGCTGGTGTGTGTACTCGGCCGCCGCGATCTCCAGGTGCTGCGCGGCTTCCTCGATGAGGCTGTTTACGGCCTGAGCGACAGCGCCAAAGCCTTCGCGATCATTCTGTTCACCGACATCTTCGTGGGCTTCCATAGCCCGGAGGGCTGGACGGTGCTCCTGGATGGCATCGCCCACCACCTGGGGCTGCCGGCGGAGGAGAACTTCATCCTCCTGTTCATCGCCACCTTCCCGGTGGTGCTGGCCACGATCTTCAAGTACTGGATCTTCCGCTACCTCAACCGCGTGTCTCCCTCCGCGGTGGCGACCCTGCGGGGCATGGATGGTGGTTGA